A stretch of Argiope bruennichi chromosome 10, qqArgBrue1.1, whole genome shotgun sequence DNA encodes these proteins:
- the LOC129989073 gene encoding lysM and putative peptidoglycan-binding domain-containing protein 3-like, producing MNSIVLENFDLNSKQRLNTPLQNVRRFVSNKRKSRKTKYERIPLISPDTDSASDEEITLHDIRHLRNDLVDEANQNSLRKIKKPNRKKNGDVSDAKKVVDPFQNCDFLYLKIEEGDTLQSISIKYQCPISDLKRANNLMSSQEFFGLKHLRIPVKKHSLLTEILMDSPEIKSNSTIVEQDPEGVQTISIGIGGSVRCPSPQDSAAFFKRMDEDLVKIMLSTNTQKDSLEAAAAALTTPQIQPLVKDPYNTVDCGIQWNYLILFMIIVAVVIPAAVALYMYMRTSHEHQHSVYPNTSSNSTVSELSGKDRR from the exons ATGAATAGTATTGTCTTAgagaattttgatttgaattccaAGCAACGTCTTAATACACCTCTTCAAAATGTGAGACGTTTTGTGTCAAATAAGCGAAAATCACGGAAAACCAAGTATGAACGAATACCTTTGATTTCTCCCGACACGGATAGCGCCTCAGATGAAGAAATTACTCTTCATGATATTAGacatttaagaaatgatttaGTAGATGAAGCTAACCAAAATTCATTACGAAAAATTAAGAAACCTAATCGAAAAAAGAATGGCGATGTGTCAGATGCTAAGAAAGTTGTTGATCCGTTTCAGAACTGtgattttttgtatttgaaaatagaaGAAGGAGACACGTTGCAGAGCATATCCATAAAATATCAATGTCCA atttcagaTCTTAAAAGAGCTAATAACTTGATGAGTAGCCAAGAATTTTTTGGATTGAAGCATCTCAGAATACCTGTGAAGAAGCATAGTTTGCTAACAGAAATACTAATGGATTCTCCTGAAATCAAATCTAACTCTACAATTGTAGAACAAGATCCAGAAGGTGTACAGACTATAAGTATTGGTATTGGAGGCTCTGTTCGCTGCCCTTCACCACAAGATTCAGCTGCATTTTTCAAACGAATGGATGAAGATCTTGTAAAAATTATGTTGAGTACCAATACTCAAAAGGATTCTCTTGAAGCAGCTGCCGCAGCATTAACTACTCCACAAATCCAACCCCTTGTCAAAGATCCTTATAATACTGTTGACTGTGGAATacaatggaattatttaatattatttatgataattgttGCCGTTGTTATTCCTGCTGCAGTTGCATTGTACATGTATATGCGGACCTCACATGAACACCAACATAGTGTCTATCCGAATACTTCTTCCAATAGTACAGTGTCTGAATTAAGTGGAAAAGATAGGAGATAA